The following are encoded together in the Vanrija pseudolonga chromosome 7, complete sequence genome:
- the tigA gene encoding Protein disulfide-isomerase tigA: protein MRFSLSAALLGLVGLVAASNVVDLDSKNFDSIVGKDKGALVEFWCGHCKTLAPIYEKLADAFPGGKVIIAKTDADGVGRDLGSKYGIQGFPTLKWFPAGSLEPEDYNSPRDLDSLAKFVTEKSGVKSNIKPPPPPAAKELDTTNFDDVVNGSKNVLVAFTAPWCGHCKNMKPAYEKVAKAFSTESDCVVAHVNADEAENKPLASRFDVKSFPTIKFFPKGSSEPVAYSAGRSEEAFTDFLNEHCGTFRSPSGLYNEFAGKISELDDLAHQFMDEIPTRAEIVKRTKEAVTEFVATADNKAKAGAEYYHKAMERIVEKGDAWLEKEKTRLTNLLAKDSLASSKLDELKVKVNILSSFVAKRVGEPISDEEPAHDEL from the exons atGCGGTTCTCCCTctccgccgcgctgctcggcctcgtcggcctcgtcgccgcgtctaatgtcgtcgacctcgactctAAGAACTTTGACTCT ATTgtcggcaaggacaagggcgCGCTTGTCGAGTT CTGGTGCGGACACTGCAAGACCC TTGCCCCCATCTATGAGAAGCTTGCCGACGCCTTccccggcggcaaggtgATCATCGCCAAGACTGACGCCGACGGTGTCGGCCGCGACCTTGGCAGCAAGTATGGCATCCAGGGCTTCCCTa ccctcAAGTGGTTccccgccggctcgctcgagcccgaggactACAACTCTCCccgcgacctcgactcgcTGGCCAAGTTTGTTACGGAAAAGTCGGGCGTCAAGTCCAACATCAagcctccccctccccccgccgccaaggagctcgacacgACCAACTTTGACGACGTTGTCAACGGCTCCAAgaatgtcctcgtcgccttcaCTGCCCCCTGGTGCGGCCACTGCAAGAACATGAAGCCCGCGTACGAGAAGGTTGCCAAGGCCTTCTCGACCGAGTCGGACTGTGTTGTCGCCCacgtcaacgccgacgaggccgagaacaAGCCCCTCGCTTCCCGCTTCGACGTCAAGAGCTTCCCCACCATCAAGTTCTTCCCCAAGGGCAGCTCGGAACCCGTCGCCTACTCTGCCGGCCGCTCCGAGGAGGCCTTCACCGACTTCCTCAACGAGCACTGCGGCACCTTCCGCTCCCCCTCGGGCCTGTACAACGAGTTTGCCGGCAAGAtctccgagctcgacgacctcgcccaccaGTTCATGGACGAGATCCCCACCCGCGCCGAGATTGTCAAGCGCACCAAGGAGGCCGTGACCGAGTTTGTCGCGACCGCCGAcaacaaggccaaggccggaGCCGAGTACTACCACAAGGCCATGGAGCGCATTGTTGAGAAGGGCGACGCCTggctcgagaaggagaagaccCG CCTTaccaacctcctcgccaaggactcgctcgcgtcgtccaagctcgacgagctcaaggtcaAGGTCAACATTCTCTCCTCGTTTGTTGCCaagcgtgtcggcgagccCATCTCTGACGAGGAGCCTGCCCACGACGAGCTCTAA
- the nudcd1 gene encoding NudC domain-containing protein 1 — protein MSRPAELLAPNRALMFPRFETYRLQSLDPDEDLGVHPLPGAGATQSRVGHNSQQLSFKEVRSRISWDHLDTLDNRGVYVDAEWNVVGFEVDDKFEPTFSTLASLPVPISSSSQQAEYPRALPLSPTTWAVSSGSGSLYILKVSAPGEGLTGRFIARYDLPAADGSSSASPFLLYAAHKEGDDAYRLLLCRPVVSTEAEASKYRPRKTVFDLIEVDVLTNIENGIDDEPQTLSPSWSLRGNDLPYWASWAEGGWLVASEDPFSDGPVVRTPRPREQEGAKAARQHEARVSKLGLGAQLPDDVEAPLGAGAEADDEEEEEEDAKVFPFSWTQNETSVTIKIPVPGGTPRRDIALSIAPEYLDIKITSASLSPALFTFLERSRHSFWSEIDADESTWTYHSAIGEIEIELQKLEGDARWPSIFVPADDDDDAEVEDVPETFGASTLAAIRDSFNNVKTRSADEPQGNHPALPGLLREELDYDLEDDDYEEAQGGGGAISETNSGTVGRSVLLGHVKITLDGPQATWPRQPSSILSLPVTSAGPDLPADTGVIVKFAVDGLLFAPEAGSDPSRAPWIHLGTNPALGFVLSSKRDLRLVRHLTRMDSGVAKTVVLGFESGSGNGQGNAYIYYPPSADLPTSARQGVIGVSGSDRGGLLGVGSVDVGGRNVAVALCERALVVLKGVEA, from the exons ATGTCTCGCCCAGCagagctcctcgcgcccaACCGCGCCCTCATGTTCCCCCGGTTCGAGACGTACCGTCTCCAGTCGCTCGACCCGGATGAGGACCTCGGCGTGCACCCGCTCCCTGGGGCCGGGGCAACGCAAAGCCGTGTGGGGCACAACTCACAGCAGCTCAGCTTCAAGGAGGTGCGATCGCGCATCAGCTGGGACCATCTCGACACGCTGGACAACAGGGGTGTGTATGTCGACGCGGAATGGAACGTCGTGGGGTTTGAAGTCGAT GACAAGTTCGAGCCGACGTTTAGCACCCTCGCCAGCCTGCCTGTGCCCATCTCTTCCAGCTCTCAGCAGGCCGAGTACCCCCGTGCTCTTCCTCTCTCACCGACGACATGGGCCGTGTCATCCGGCTCGGGGTCGCTGTACATCCTCAAGGTGTCGGCACCTGGGGAAGGATTGACTGGACGATTCATCGCTCGCTACGACCTGCCAGCTGCAGACgggagctcgagcgccagccCTTTCCTGCTCTACGCTGCGCATAAAGAGGGAGATGACGCGTACCGCCTGCTACTTTGCCGGCCAGTGGTCAGCACGGAGGCTGAGGCCAGCAAGTACCGACCCCGCAAAACCGTCTTCGACCTGATCGAGGTGGACGTTCTCACCAACATTGAAAACGGCATCGATGACGAGCCTCAGACTCTCTCCCCCTCGTGGTCACTACGCGGAAATGATCTTCCGTACTGGGCGTCATGGGCTGAGGGCGGCTGGCTTGTGGCGTCTGAAGACCCGTTCAGCGATGGCCCGGTCGTGCGCACCCCTCGTCCCAGGGAGCAGGAAGGCGCCAAAGCCGCGAGGCAGCACGAGGCTCGGGTCTCcaaactcggcctcggtgcccAGCTCCCAGACGATGTTGAGGCACCCCTTGGTGCGggggccgaagccgacgacgaggaagaggaggaagaggacgccAAAGTGTTCCCCTTCAGCTGGACGCAGAACGAGACGTCAGTCACCATCAAGATCCCGGTCCCAGGCGGTACGCCAAGGCGTGATATCGCTCTGTCGATTGCTCCCGAGTATCTTGATATCAAGATCACGTCGGCGTCCCTATCACCGGCCCTGTTTACATTCCTGGAGCGCTCGCGCCATTCGTTCTGGTCCGAGATCGACGCCGATGAGTCAACCTGGACGTACCACTCTGCCATCGGTGAGATTGAGATCGAGCTGCAAAAGCTCGAAGGCGACGCCCGATGGCCTAGCATCTTTGTAcccgcagacgacgacgacgatgcagaGGTCGAAGACGTGCCGGAAACTTTTGGGGCCTCGACACTGGCAGCCATACGCGACAGCTTCAACAATGTCAAGACCCGAAGCGCCGACGAACCTCAGGGCAACCACCCCGCTTTACCGGGGCTTTTGCGGGAGGAGCTCGACTatgacctcgaggacgacgactaTGAAGAGgctcaaggcggcggcggtgcgatTTCCGAAACGAATTCCGGCACGGTTGGCCGATCAGTCTTGCTCGGTCACGTCAAGATTACCCTCGATGGGCCCCAGGCGACCTGGCCGCGGCAGCCGTCGTCGATCTTGTCTCTTCCTGTGACAAGTGCCGGACCAGACCTCCCGGCGGACACTGGCGTTATCGTAAAATTTGCCGTCGACGGGCTGCTGTTTGCGCCAGAGGCGGGCTCCGATCCGTCTCGTGCGCCGTGGATTCACCTTGGGACTAACCCCGCTCTTGGGTTCGTTCTCTCGTCTAAACGCGACCTCCGTCTTGTGCGGCACCTGACCCGCATGGATTCAGGAGTGGCCAAGACTGTTGTGCTTGGCTTTGAATCGGGCTCCGGCAACGGCCAGGGCAACGCTTACATTTATTACCCGCCCTCGGCAGATCttccgacctcggcgaggcagGGTGTTATTGGCGTCAGTGGGAGCGATCGCGGTGGACTGCTGGGAGTTGGCAGTGTGGACGTTGGTGGCCGCAATGTGGCAGTTGCGCTGTGCGAGCGTGCATTGGTAGTGCTCAAGGGTGTGGAGGCATAG
- the rpn3 gene encoding putative 26S proteasome regulatory subunit rpn3: protein MTTTPAKDVVDETKDTKADAEAKPEPVVLTVEDEILNSIQLIGRAVATIEPRFTARVLRTLTGLRKKLTRPALKAAIERAFPRGSKTGQALIAAPIFSTIKDGESMDVDSAAAPAADGTVAAAVKKYTAPLDASTNDLLPEGIVYLRLLIILAALDAGKVVEAGEFALETTEIIQAANRRTMDQIAAKVYFYLARSYELQDRLAELRPTLLAVRQTAKLRKDEVLEITVVNLLLRSYLQSNLYDQADKLLSKIEMPTSSSSAQTARWLFYVARLRAVQLNYAGAADLLLTAIRRAPKDDVAPGFVQIVHKFYIVTEMLTGRIPDRGMFRRPVLQQALLPYFQIVQAVRVGDVAAFQRAFTTHEQAFLADSTHFLILRLRHFVIRTALRTITLAYSRISLRDVCLKLGLDSEEDTEYIVAKAIKDRVIDATIDHKGGFMQSKAKKEVYETDEPQQQVAQRLKYALSMHNEALQGMRFAANIHRKDLETAADARERDREIAQLIQDTKDDLDEI from the exons ATGACCACCACACCAGCAAAGGACGTCGTGGACGAGACAAAGGACACCAaggcggacgccgaggccaagcccgagcccgtcgtGCTCACCGTCGAGGATG AAATCCTCAACTCGATCCAGCTCAtcggccgcgccgtggcTACCATCGAGCCACGCTTCACTGCGCGCGTGCTCCGCACGCTCACCGGCCTGCGGAAGAAGCTGACCCGCccggcgctcaaggcggcgATCGAGCGCGCCTTCCCCCGGGGAT CCAAGACCGGCCAggcgctcatcgccgccccGATCTTCAGCACcatcaaggacggcgagtcgATGGACGTTGACTCTGCcgctgcgcctgccgccgacggcacggtcgctgccgccgtgaAGAAGTACACTGCGCCGCTTGATGCTTCGACCAACGACCTGCTGCCGGAGGGCATCGTCTACCTCCGTCTTCTGATCATCCTCGCTGCTCTGGACGCAGGCAAGGTTGTCGAG gcTGGCGAGTTCGCCCTCGAGACCACCGAGATCATCCAGGCGGCCAACCGCCGAACAATGGACCAGATCGCCGCCAAGGTCTACTTCTACCTCGCGCGCAGCTACGAGCTGCAGGACCgtctcgccgagctccgccc TACCCTCCTCGCTGTGCGCCAGACGGCCAAGCTGCGCAAggacgaggtcctcgagaTCACCGtcgtcaacctcctcctccgctcgTACCTCCAGTCAAATCTCTACGACCAGGCCGACAAGCTGCTCTCCAAGATTGAGATGcccacgtcgtcgagctcggcccagACGGCCCGCTGGCTGTTCTACGTTGCTCGTCTCCGCGCCGTCCAGCTCAACTatgccggcgcggccgacctcctcctcacggcTATCAGGCGAGCGCCAAAGGACGACGTTGCCCCCGGCTTTGTGCAGATT GTTCACAAGTTCTACATCGTCACCGAGATGCTCACTGGCCGCATCCCCGACCGCGGCATGTTCCGCAGGCCAGTCCTCCAGCAGGCGCTGTTGCCCTACTTCCAGATTGTGCAGG ctgtccgcgtcggcgacgtcgctgCCTTCCAGCGCGCCTTCACCACCCACGAGCAGGCGTTCCTCGCCGACTCGACCCACTTCCTCATCCTCCGTCTCCGTCACTTCGTCATCCGTACTGCTCTTCGCACCATCACGCTTGCGTACTCGCGCATCTCGCTGCGCGATGTGTgcctcaagctcggcctcgactcgGAGGAGGACACCGAGTACATTGTGGCCAAGGCGATCAAGGACCGCGTGATTGATGCCACGATCGACCACAAGGGCGGCTTTATGCagtccaaggccaagaaggaggtgtacgagacggacgagccccagcagcaggtCGCGCAGCGTCTCAAGTATGCGCTGTCGATGCACAACGAGGCGCTCCAGGGCATGCGCTTTGCGGCCAACATCCACCGCAAGGACCTCgagaccgccgccgacgcgaggGAACGTGACCGTGAGATTGCCCAGCTCATCCAGGACACCAAGGACGACCTGGATGAGATCtag
- the gpd1 gene encoding Glycerol-3-phosphate dehydrogenase [NAD(+)], cytoplasmic — MPKEKVAIIGSGNWGSAIARIAGQNVRNHSDVFEEKVPLWVFEETVDGKKLTEIINSTHYNVKYLPDVPLGDNVVAIPDVVEAVKDATALVFVLPHQFLAKTLDAIEGKIAPNAKAISLIKGVDVHGADIHIFADVIEKRLGISCSALSGANIASEVALGRFSETTVGYRPGQEAQGLLWQKLFQTPQFKVQLIEDVAGVSLCGALKNVVAVAAGLNDGLGYGNNTKSAIMRIGLLETMNFCLEFFPSVKSETFLQESAGVADLITSCLGGRNRKVAEAFVLTGKPFDVLEAEMLAGQKLQGIHTAKDCHIFLKARNRLGAYPLFDKVYHICWEGQDPATLTVDL, encoded by the exons ATGCCAAAGGAGAAGGTTGCCATTATCGGTTCCGGTAACTG GGGCTCGGCGATCGCCCGTATTGCCGGCCAGAACGTTCGCAACCACTCGGATGTCTTTGAGGAGAAGGTCCCCCTGTGGGTCTTTGAGGAGACT gtcgacggcaagaagtTGACCGAGATCATCAACTCGACCCACTACAACGTCAAGTACCTCCCCGACGTTCCCCTCGGAGACAATGTTGTTGCCATtcccgacgtcgtcgaggccgtcaaggacgCCACGGCGCTCGTCTTCGTTCTCCCCCACCAGT TCCTCGCGAAGACTCTTGACGCCATCGAGGGCAAGATTGCGCCCAACGCAAAGGCCATCTCGCTGatcaag GGTGTCGACGTTCACGGCGCCGACATTCACATCTTTGCCGATGTTATTGAGAAGCGCCTGGGCATTTCGTGCTCGGCCCTCTCGGGTGCCAACATTGCCTCTGAGGTTGCTCTTGGCCGTTTCTCCGAGACGACGGTCGGCTACCGTCCCGGCCAGGAGGCGCAGGGCCTTCTCTGGCAGAAGCTTTTCC AGACGCCCCAGTTCAAGGTCCAGCTCATCGAGGACGTTGCCGGTGTCTCGCTCTGCGGTGCGCTCAAGAacgttgtcgccgtcgctgccggtCTCAACGACGGTCTCGGCTACGGCAACAACACCAAGT CCGCCATCATGCGCATTGGTCTGCTCGAGACGATGAACTTCTGCCTCGAGTTCTTCCCCTCGGTCAAGTCGGAGACCTTCCTGCAGGAGTCTGCTGGTGTCGCTGACCTCATCACGTCGT GCCTTGGTGGTCGTAAccgcaaggtcgccgaggcgttTGTCCTGACTGGCAAGCCTTTCGATGTCCTCGAGGCTGAGATGCTCGCTGGTCAAA AGCTCCAGGGTATCCACACT GCCAAGGACTGCCACATCTTCCTCAAGGCACGCAACCGCCTGGGTGCTTACCCCCTGTTTGACAAGGTCTACCACATCTGCTGGGAGGGCCAGGACCCGGCAACCCTGACGGTTGACCTCTAA